The genomic stretch TGGAATCGTCGTGTTCCGAGGAATCAGTTTTGTGCTGACGTGTCCCAGAGTTTCAATGCCAAGCGACAACGGAGTGACATCCAGCAAGAGAATGTCTTTCACATCACCGGACAAAACTCCTGCCTGCACAGCGGCTCCGATCGCCACAACTTCATCCGGATTCACACCGCGATGAGGATCCCGCGCGAAAAGTTCTTTCACAATTTGTTGAACTTTAGGTATACGCGTGGATCCACCAACAAGAATCACTTCATCAATATCGCTCGGTTTTAAGCCTGCATCCGCAAGAGCCTGCTTGCAGGGTCCTACGCTTCGCTGAAGGATGTCTTCCATCAAGGTTTCCAATTTTGCGCGGGACAATTTCATCAAAAGATGTTTTGGACCGGACGCATCTGCTGTAATAAAAGGAAGATTGATTTCCGTTTCCAGTGTTGTGGAAAGTTCCATCTTTGCTTTTTCAGCAGCTTCCTTCAAACGCTGCAGCGCCATACGATCCTTGCTGAGATCGATTCCCTGATCTTTTCTGTACTCTTCAATGATCCAGTCGATGATACGTTGGTCGATGTTGTCACCACCAAGATGCGTGTCTCCATTGGTGGCCTTTACTTCGACAACTCCTTCGCCCACTTCCAGAATCGAAATGTCGAACGTTCCTCCACCAAAATCGTAGACGGCGATAGTTTGATCTTTTCGTTTGTCCATTCCGTAGGCAAGTGCGGCAGCAGTTGGCTCATTAACAATTCTCATGACTTCGAGACCGGCAATCTGCCCCGCATCTTTTGTCGCCTGTCTCTGACTGTCATTGAAGTATGCCGGAACTGTGATGACTGCTTTGCTTACTTTTTGGCCCAGATAGGCTTCCGCTGCCTCCTTGAGATAGCGCAAAATCAACGCCGAAATTTCAGGAGGCGAATAGTTCTTACCCAGAATCTCTACGCGCGCGTCTCCGGTTGACGCCTGCACGACTTTGTACGGAACCATTTTGATTTCGTCCGGGACTTCCTCGTGACGCCTTCCCATGAACCGCTTGATCGAATAGACGGTGTTTTCGGGGTTAGTGATTGCCTGCCGTTTTGCCACCTGGCCGACAAGACGATCCCCTGATTTGGTGAATGCCACGACAGAAGGAGTCGTTCTGCCCCCTTCCGGATTCGAGATGATCACCGGCTGGTCCCCTTCCATAACGGCGACCACTGAGTTTGTGGTTCCCAAATCAATCCCAATAATTTTACTCATAATTCCTGCCTCCTTTTCCTGTTGAATATCTGTCCGAAAGTACTAAAAACAAGTAATTTGGCTCGTTTTGACCATGCTTCGGAACTTTGCAATTGAAAATATAAGATCTTAGTCTCTTGTTGTCAAATATTTTTGATAGCAAACCTTGTAACCATAGCGATGACAAACATTCGTTTTTGTACCAGTTTGCAGAAGATTGCAAACCTCTCATTATTATGTGTGAGAACCACAATGAGCCTTCGTGTTGAAGGCCAGGATGGGAGGAGAAAGATGGAAGTTGTAATAGAAGTTTGCGACATATGCGGAAAAAAACACGGCATCATGCTGAAGCGTGATGGCGTTGCTTTTGGAGACCGGAGCTGTTTCCTAGACTTCTGCAATTCCGTTTGGCTTCGCTGGGAAAGGGAAGCATTTGAAGCACGTGGGGTGGTCACGAAAAAGGGTTCAGAGCCGATTCCGGAAGAACTGGAGATCATCGAAAAGAGTCTTGTGAACGAATCGGTTCCGTCATTTGCAGCAAAAGTCGTTAAGTAAATCTAGCCAGAGTAGCGCGGACGTCCCGTCTGCGCAGTTTCGCAGGCGAGACGCCCGCGCTACCGCCGAAATACTCCCTTCAGTGTCTTGTGACCGAGATTCTTTTCGTCTATATTAATCTCTCATATGTCGGAACAACTTACTGACGAACAGGTTTTAGAGCAAGAAGTTAAGCGGCATATCTCCATTACAACCTGGGACAAGTTTCTCGATATGCTGGACAAGGTTGTCAACTGGGGCCGGCGTTCCTCTTTGTGGCCGTTGCAGTTCGGACTTGCCTGCTGCGCGATTGAAATGATTTGCACAGCCGCTTCCCGTTTTGATATTGCTCGCTTTGGAGCGGAGCTCTTTCGCGCAACACCCCGCCAGGCGGATCTGATGATCGTTTCCGGAACGGTTGTGAAGCGAATGGTTCCCATGATTGTTCGTTTGTACAATCAAATGCCGGAGCCCAAATACGTAATCTCCATGGGCGCATGTTCTACAGGCGGCGGTCCGTTTAAAGAAGGATACAACGTGGTCAGCGGCATTGATGAATTCGTTCCTGTTGATGTTTATGTTCCGGGATGTCCCCCGACTCCACAGGCGCTTCTGGATGGACTGATTGCTCTTCAAAAGAAAATTGACGGGGAGTCGATCCGGGATGCGCGGTGGTATTCTAAAGAATCTCCCGCGGCAGCGGCGGTTCCTTTGTTGGGTCCTGATCTGGTGGACCCGAGACAAATGGATGAGATTCGCGATGCTTTTCGCAATCCTGAAAAATACGAACGCAAATTCGAAAAGCTGCCCAAAGTACATCCGGCGCCTGCCATAGAGGAAACCACCGCAGGCGAGACGCCCGCGCTACAACTGGCGGCAAGTATCAATCAAGCTCTAAAAGCTGAAGCAGCTGTTCAGGCTCAAAAAGACAACCTTGTCGTAAATCCTTCTAATTCATTAGAAGTTTTCAAGCATCTGAAAGAAGCGCACGGCTACGATTATCTGGCAAACCTCACATCGGTGGATTACGCGGATTCTTACGAAGTCGTTTATCATCTTGCCTCAACGACAAAAGGCGGTCCAGTACTCGGCGTGAAAGTGAGAACACGGAAAGAGGACCCTGCGGTGCCCTCATTAACGTCTCTCTGGTCCGGCGCAAATTTCCAGGAACGGGAAGTCTGGGACATGATGGGAATCCGTTTCGACGGACATCCCAGCTTGAAAAGGATTCTGTTGTGGGAAGGTTTCGAGGGTTTTCCGCTGCGAAAAGATTACCTCGAACCTTACTATGAAGAACCGGGAAAAATCTTTTCGAGCCGCTGGCGTGAAGGAAACCATCAGCGAGCCGAAGAGCGAGTCCCTTTTCATCGCAATGTGATCTATCCAAAGGGTTGGAATCCGGATCAGTGGACGCCAACGGGTGATGATCTGGGCACACCCATCGGGGCGGTGACGACCGAAAGAATGAGCCCTGATCAGTTGTTGATCAACATGGGGCCTCAGCATCCCAGCACTCATGGCGTGTTCCGCATGAAGTTGTTGATCGAAGGAGAGCGGGTAGCAGGCCTCGAGCCGGTTATGGGATATCTGCATCGCAATCATGAAAAGATTGCCGAGCGAAATACGTACATCATGAACATGCCCTTCACGGACCGTCTCGATTACATCTGCTCGATGGGAAATAATTTTGGTTATTCGCTTGCGGTCGAAAAATTGATCGGAATCAAACCACCGGAGCGCGCTGAATATATCCGCATCATCATGGCAGAGCTGACCCGTATCGTGAATCATTTCTGGGCTATCGGTTTTCTGTTGAACGATCTGGGCGCTTTTTTCACACCCGCGTTGTACGCAATCGAAGAACGGGAATTGATTCTCGACCTCTTCGAAATGGCGTCCGGTTCCCGCATGATGTGCAATTACTTTCGTTTCGGCGGAGTTGCGGAAGATTTACCCGAAGAATTCATCCCACTTGCGAAGAAAATTGTGCTGGATCGGCTGCCACGCGCTATCGATGAAATGGACAAGTACCTGACCAAAAATGAAATTCTCGTGAATCGCTGCAGGGGAGTTGGCGTGCTGAAAGGCGCCGATGCGATCGCATACAGCGCCGCAGGTCCGCTGTTGCGCGCGGGCGGAGTCAATTACGATGTGCGCAAGAACAATCCGTATTCGATTTATGACCGGTTTGATTTCAATGTGGTTGTTTATCAAAACGGTGATATCTACGACCGGTACATGGTGCGCATCGATGAAATGCGTGAATCCGTGAAGATTTTGAAGCAAGCAATGGAACAACTTCCCGCCGGCGAGATTTTCACGGGCAAAAAAGGCTGGCAGATTCGTGTGCCGGCCGGTGAAGCTTACGGAAGAGTGGAAAACCCGAAAGGGGAACTTGGTTTCTACGTGGTCAGTGATGGAGAAGCTCATCCTTATAGATATCATGTGCGAGCCCCCAGCTTCATCAACCTGACCGGACTGGAACACATGTGCAAGGGGCATCTGGTAGCGGATGTCGTTGCAATCCTTGGCAGCATCGATATTGTGTTAGGAGAAACAGACAGGTAGGACTTTTTCTTGGCGCCTTGGCGTCTTGGCGGTTCAAATTATGAAATTGTACGGCTTGAACATTTTGACCGGGATGGCGATTACGGCGCGTCATTTCGTCGAAACGTACGTTGAAGATTTCAAGTATTGGTTTGGACACAAACAGCGCCAGCCTGCTTTCCGGAATCAACCGGATGAAATCGGCTCCTTCACGGTTCAATATCCGGAAGAAAAACTAAAGGTGCCGGAAAGATTCCGGATGTTGCCTGTACTGATCTATGAAGAAGATTCCGGCGACTGCCGTTGCACTGCTTGTGGCATTTGCGCAAAAGTGTGTCCGCCGCAATGCATCTGGATCGTTCAGGCAAAGGCTCAGGATGGGAAGCCAAAACCTAAAGCGAATGATTTCTTCATAGACATGGATGTTTGCATGAACTGCGGTTTCTGTTCGGAGTTTTGCCCGTTTGATGCAATCAAAATGGACCACATTTACGAGCTGAGCAATTATGAACGCAAAGATTCGCACATCTATAACATGCAGGACTTGCTTGTATCCACCGAATATTATGCGCAGACGCATCCGCGTGCGTGGGCGAAAGAATTAGCGGTAAAAGAAGAAGAAGAAAAAAAGAAAAAGGCGAAGGAGGCTGCAGCCGCAGTGGCAGCCAAGAAGAAAGCGGAGGAGGCTGCGAAAGCCGCCGCAACTGCAGCGGCAGGCGGTGCTCCTGCTCCAGCTCCCGCAGCTGCACCTGCAGCGCAGCCGGAAACGAAACCTGCTGAAACAGCTGCTGAGCCGGCCAAGAAAGAGGAAAAACCGCAATGATGCGCAGTTCCGACCTTGGATACTGGGTCGAATCTCCTCATCTCTTCTACGATCCGGATGTATTGAAGCTCATACCAAAGGACCTTGAGAAAGCGGAAAAGCAGCTGAAAGACGCCCCCGGCAAAAAGGACGCCCTGGAACAGGTCAACACGGCGTATATGTCCATGTACAATTCCGTTCAAGCTCTGATGCATTCCATTCAATACAAAACCACGCATATGCGTTGCATTGTTACAGTATTAGAAGACTATTTCATCAAGCATGGAATTTTGGAACGGGATCTTTTGAACCGTTTTTTACGCTCTCAGAAGATCGAAGGAACACCTGAAGAAAATTTTCAGTCCGCCGAAGCCTGGTTCAATGCGGTGAAAGGGATCGTAAATAAATGAGCGGCTATACCTGGCATTACACATTTCTGGGAATCTTCTTTCTAATTGCAACCGTATTTGCGATGCTCCCTCTTGTTGCCGCGCGCGTCGTTCGTCCGAAGAAACCTTCCACGGGAAAGCTGGATCCATATGAATGCGGGATGGAGAAAGTCGGAGATGCGTGGATACAGTTCAAAATTCAGTATTACTTGTACGCACTTGTTTTTATCGTGTTTGATGTGGAAGTTGTTTTGATTCTGCCCTGGGCTGTTGTGTTTCAGAAGCTTGGTTTTTTTGCGTTCGTTGAAATGGCAATTTTCTTACTGATTTTATTTGTTGGACTGATTTACGTGTGGCGGAAACGGGATCTGGAGTGGTACTGATGCTGGATCAAATTTTCGTGAAGTTGAAGGAAATGATTCTCCATGGCGCAGAGCGCTTTTTGTCAGGTTCCTTGCTGGATCTGCTTTCCATGTTGATCAACATGATTGCTATTCTGCTTTTTGCCCCGTTACTGATGATGTATCTGACCTGGCTCGAGCGAAAACTTGTTGCGCGCATTCAGGACCGCTGGGGACCGAACCGCGTGGGACCGTGGGGATTGCTTCAGCCGATCGCAGATGGAATCAAGATGATTCTGAAAGAAGACATCACTCCTTCCGCTGCGGACCGCGTTCTGCATGTGATGGCCCCTGTTTTGATCGTGATTCCTGCTTTGATGATGTTTGGTGTGATTCCCTTCGGACGGAACATGGTGGCGGTCGATTTGAACATCGGTATTTTCTTTTTCATATCCATTTCCGCTCTGGAAACCATGGCCGTGGTTATGGGAGGCTGGAGCAGCCGAAGTAAGTACTCGTTACTCGGCGGAATGCGCGCGGCGGCACAAATTGTTTCCTACGAAGTGCCTCTTGGTCTTTCCTTAATTCCCGTAATCATGTTTGCCGGGTCCCTTTCCACGCGGATGATTGCGGAAGCCCAAGGGGGCTGGTTTGGAATGCACTGGTACGTGCTGCATCCATGGGGATTTTTAGGCTTCCTTATTTTTATGACTACAGGAATTGCAGAAGTGAATCGCACGCCATTCGACACCCCGGAAGGAGAATCGGAACTGGTCGGCGGATACCACACGGAATACAGCGGGATGAAGTTTGCTTTGTTTCAGATGGCAGAGTTTTTAAGCGCATTTGCAATTTCCGCAATGGCTGTAACTCTATTTCTGGGTGGATGGAATGGACCGGTTTTACCATCCTGGCTATGGTTCATGATGAAATCCATGGCGGTCTTCTTCGTGTTGATCTGGTTGCGCGGCACCTTCCCGCG from bacterium encodes the following:
- the nuoH gene encoding NADH-quinone oxidoreductase subunit NuoH translates to MLDQIFVKLKEMILHGAERFLSGSLLDLLSMLINMIAILLFAPLLMMYLTWLERKLVARIQDRWGPNRVGPWGLLQPIADGIKMILKEDITPSAADRVLHVMAPVLIVIPALMMFGVIPFGRNMVAVDLNIGIFFFISISALETMAVVMGGWSSRSKYSLLGGMRAAAQIVSYEVPLGLSLIPVIMFAGSLSTRMIAEAQGGWFGMHWYVLHPWGFLGFLIFMTTGIAEVNRTPFDTPEGESELVGGYHTEYSGMKFALFQMAEFLSAFAISAMAVTLFLGGWNGPVLPSWLWFMMKSMAVFFVLIWLRGTFPRFRIDQVMAFAWKFLLPLALANVFVAAIDYYIPGLLGYGLSWFFVLLCFFTVWAINSRQTAQHYGPGVSIPPLPGKAA
- the ndhC gene encoding NADH-quinone oxidoreductase subunit A, encoding MSGYTWHYTFLGIFFLIATVFAMLPLVAARVVRPKKPSTGKLDPYECGMEKVGDAWIQFKIQYYLYALVFIVFDVEVVLILPWAVVFQKLGFFAFVEMAIFLLILFVGLIYVWRKRDLEWY
- a CDS encoding 4Fe-4S binding protein; the protein is MKLYGLNILTGMAITARHFVETYVEDFKYWFGHKQRQPAFRNQPDEIGSFTVQYPEEKLKVPERFRMLPVLIYEEDSGDCRCTACGICAKVCPPQCIWIVQAKAQDGKPKPKANDFFIDMDVCMNCGFCSEFCPFDAIKMDHIYELSNYERKDSHIYNMQDLLVSTEYYAQTHPRAWAKELAVKEEEEKKKKAKEAAAAVAAKKKAEEAAKAAATAAAGGAPAPAPAAAPAAQPETKPAETAAEPAKKEEKPQ
- the dnaK gene encoding molecular chaperone DnaK — encoded protein: MSKIIGIDLGTTNSVVAVMEGDQPVIISNPEGGRTTPSVVAFTKSGDRLVGQVAKRQAITNPENTVYSIKRFMGRRHEEVPDEIKMVPYKVVQASTGDARVEILGKNYSPPEISALILRYLKEAAEAYLGQKVSKAVITVPAYFNDSQRQATKDAGQIAGLEVMRIVNEPTAAALAYGMDKRKDQTIAVYDFGGGTFDISILEVGEGVVEVKATNGDTHLGGDNIDQRIIDWIIEEYRKDQGIDLSKDRMALQRLKEAAEKAKMELSTTLETEINLPFITADASGPKHLLMKLSRAKLETLMEDILQRSVGPCKQALADAGLKPSDIDEVILVGGSTRIPKVQQIVKELFARDPHRGVNPDEVVAIGAAVQAGVLSGDVKDILLLDVTPLSLGIETLGHVSTKLIPRNTTIPTRKSEIFTTAADSQTEVEIHVLQGEREMAYDNRTLGRFNLVGIPAAPRGVPQVEVTFDIDANGIVNVSAKDLGTGKEQRITITSSSGLNKDDVDRMVKEAESHAEEDKKKKEEIEIRNRADSMIYNTEKLLKENREKLPEEEAKNIETAIEACKKAVETGNKDEIETKLNELTKASHKLAEVLYKQTAGAGPQGSPQPEEPGPQAPPGAGGDGGVIDAEYEDVNKNK
- a CDS encoding NADH-quinone oxidoreductase subunit D — its product is MSPDQLLINMGPQHPSTHGVFRMKLLIEGERVAGLEPVMGYLHRNHEKIAERNTYIMNMPFTDRLDYICSMGNNFGYSLAVEKLIGIKPPERAEYIRIIMAELTRIVNHFWAIGFLLNDLGAFFTPALYAIEERELILDLFEMASGSRMMCNYFRFGGVAEDLPEEFIPLAKKIVLDRLPRAIDEMDKYLTKNEILVNRCRGVGVLKGADAIAYSAAGPLLRAGGVNYDVRKNNPYSIYDRFDFNVVVYQNGDIYDRYMVRIDEMRESVKILKQAMEQLPAGEIFTGKKGWQIRVPAGEAYGRVENPKGELGFYVVSDGEAHPYRYHVRAPSFINLTGLEHMCKGHLVADVVAILGSIDIVLGETDR